A single region of the Theileria annulata chromosome 4, complete sequence, *** SEQUENCING IN PROGRESS *** genome encodes:
- a CDS encoding uncharacterized protein (Tap349h10.p1c.cand.234 - score = 62.38;~SMART 1 transmembrane at aa 13-35;~1 probable transmembrane helix predicted for TA09115 by TMHMM2.0 at aa 13-35;~Signal anchor predicted for TA09115 by SignalP 2.0 HMM (Signal peptide probability 0.179, signal anchor probability 0.776) with cleavage site probability 0.092 between residues 29 and 30), with amino-acid sequence MASIGVFRSLRASLVYITILYIILGPSSIFNFHNIFNNRFFFVDSAVTGNITQCVRNSERLFDEKSCVMRLHTNVDVSHGLREFHYIYRRKDDLSKGLYLILKTSNTSVAYTLDYQTTVPYYYTDHTENWTSSEISGELRTSCKRVQNSKCTKTADVPPGIDFLPSVCCICGVNVHKSTPRANFRCSGFGRRTVLSMSCLEAGAPWYKLYKTSYPPLVSRSVTVNIYKFDSSKGIMPDVSLEDEGKFDNYDFKKRQKKDPVLKTRDLRSTSRPQPLDETYSSKELVKKEDELHPNFRRIIIDDNVKEEKIGIKSLYSYSDNQYSNIPIFQYSQYTNINYCIDDLDVTISLLSSNTKDGSAPPLFENYVAIPSFPRTNETVKGSSLMVILTFHSNVLNIL; translated from the exons ATGGCCTCTATAGGCGTTTTTAGAAGCCTTCGTGCTTCACTTGTATACATTACAATTCTGTACATTATTCTCGGACCATCCTCAATATTCAATTTTCACAACATTTTTAACAACAGATTCTTCTTTGTAGACTCAGCAGTGACCGGAAACATCACTCAATGTGTCAGAAACAGCGAGAGACTTTTTGACGAAAAGTCCTGTGTCATGAGATTACACACCAATGTCGATGTTTCACATGGACTT AGGGAGTTCCATTACATATACAGAAGAAAAGACGACTTGTCCAAGGgtttatatttgattttaaagaCTTCAAACACAAGCGTTGCATATACACTTGACTATCAAACT ACTGTACCATACTATTATACTGACCATACGGAAAACTGGACTTCTAGTGAGATTTCAGGCGAATTGAGAACATCTTGTAAACGAGTACAAAACTCAAAGTGTACTAAAACTGCTGATGTTCCTCCCGGCATTGATTTTTTGCCTAGTGTTTGCTGTATCTGTGGTGTCAATGTTCATAAATCCACTCCAAGAGCTAATTTCAGATGTTCAG GATTTGGTAGGAGAACAGTGTTGAGTATGAGTTGTCTTGAGGCGGGAGCTCCCTGGTATAAGCTCTACAAGACATCTTATCCACCACTTGTTAGCAGAAGTGTTACTGTCaacatatataaatttgacaGTTCTAAAGGCATTATGCCAGATG TTTCATTGGAGGATGAAGGAAAGTTTGATAATTATGACTTTAAAAAGAGGCAGAAGAAAGACCCGGTTTTGAAGACTAGAGATTTAAGGTCAACTAGTAGACCCCAACCTTTAGATGAAACCTATTCAAGCAAAGAATTGGTTAAAAAAGAAGATGAATTACACCCAAATTTCAGACGTATCATCATTGATGATAATGTTAAAGAAGAGAAAATCGGTATTAAATCACTCTATTCTTACTCAGATAATCAATATTCCAATATTCCAATATTCCAATATTCAcaatatactaatataaattattgtatagACGATTTGGATGTGACGATATCTTTATTATCAAGTAATACTAAGGATGGATCAGCACCTCCTTTGtttgaaaattatgttGCAATACCATCATTTCCAAGAACTAACGAGACTGTTAAAGGGTCATCACTCAtggtaattttaacattcCATTCGAATGTattgaatattttgtaG
- a CDS encoding uncharacterized protein (SMART 1 transmembrane domain at aa 330-352;~1 probable transmembrane helix predicted for TA09120 by TMHMM2.0 at aa 330-352), whose product MNPSLCNIWRCTLNMRTVKKSAVDPSGMTCDKIGLTMRRWANQEEVCSTRPGTCLKNQMKWYLEQEKDDVIKRDLSLPAIKEPNKTTLDDPNRIHTLTYIHSNDDVTRLKIDTFDATVTEIISDFPGFIVSAKIDGECEVSSSKKCNMELDVKNMGKFIRFNNILGVKKSDYTIRATCFDDPIRRNPVATISETVISIDANKNKTTSIPIKLTGSVSTQKGYCDIILLSGKKDTLDSVKIDIKVKVKEKPIGADPQHRAQNVVGERNPQHKITIQPTQQHDGKDSTTKKTDKKDDEPKCRCASWNIFCMLINFNLCISSYVSKVLFYVLIALGILLLLILLPVLIPLFVTVFKGIAVLVKMPFEAIEQKRRNKRMLDNTNMTLDDF is encoded by the exons ATGAATCCTAGCTTGTGTAATATATGGCGTTGTACATTGAATATGAGAACTGTGAAGAAGAGTGCAGTAGATCCCAGTGGAATGACATGTGATAAGATTGGTTTAACTATGAGAAGATGGGCGAATCAGGAAGAGGTTTGCAGTACCAGGCCTGGAACATGTTTAAAGAACCAGATGAAGTGGTACCTTGAACAGGAAAAAGATGATGTAA TTAAAAGGGACCTATCACTCCCAGCAATTAAGGAACCAAATAAAACGACATTGGATGACCCTAATAGAATACATACACTCACTTACATTCACTCGAATGATGATGTCACTAGACTTAAAATTGATACTTTCGACGCTACAGTCACTGAGATCATCTCAGACTTTCCTGGATTCATCGTTTCAGCTAA AATTGATGGCGAGTGTGAAGTATCCTCATCAAAGAAGTGTAATATGGAATTGGATGTTAAGAATATGGGTAAATTTATAcgttttaataatattttaggtGTTAAAAAATCAGACTATACAATTAGAGCCACTTGTTTTGATGATCCTATTCGTAGGAACCCAGTTGCTACTATTTCTGAAACTGTAATCAGTATTGATGcaaacaaaaataaaaccaCTTCAATTCCAATCAAATTAACTGGATCCGTCTCTACACAAAAAGGATACTGTGATATTATACTTCTTTCCG GGAAGAAGGATACATTGGATAGTGTAAAGATAGATATAAAGGTGAAAGTAAAGGAGAAACCTATTGGAGCTGATCCACAGCATAGAGCTCAGAATGTAGTTGGAGAACGAAACCCACAACATAAAATTACC aTTCAACCAACACAACAACATGACGGAAAAGATTCAACCACCAAAAAAACCGATAAAAAAGATGATGAACCAAAATGTAGATGTGCTTCATGGAATATCTTTTGTATGCTCATCAACT ttaatttgTGTATATCATCTTATGTAAGTAAGGTGTTGTTTTATGTGTTGATTGCGCTTGGAATTTTATTGcttttaatattgttacCGGTATTGATTCCTTTATTTGTGACGGTGTTCAAAGGTATAGCAGTTCTTGTTAAAATGCCATTTGAAGCCATTGAACAAAAAAGAAGAAACAAAAGGATGCTCGATAATACCAACATGACACTTGATGacttttaa
- a CDS encoding small GTPase (Rab family member), putative (Tap349h10.p1c.C.cand.1 - score = 18.74;~SMART small_GTPase (SM00010) at aa 2-211, E()=1.73e-08; 46-238, E()=1.40e-03) encodes MKRSYKTVLLGDASVGKSSFAVRLTKGEFSDNTNSTIGAAFFTYTVHNDGSDVQKRLNLNTDGKFDDKLVDGVSQSEVRSSSIASNYDENFTIKFDIWDTAGQERFKSIAPIYYRGAACAIVILDVSSPPTLQHAAFWVNQIRVANNNETIIVLVANKTDLLGTTPETLQTLANAKVYAKEQSISFVETSAKTGKNISYVFELLSQEISKDPFRWDKSTTNTSKSSSKPLKDDNKDKINKKSCCNLL; translated from the coding sequence ATGAAGCGTAGTTATAAGACTGTGTTACTGGGTGACGCTTCAGTGGGAAAGTCTAGTTTTGCAGTTAGGTTAACAAAGGGCGAGTTCTCAGATAATACAAACTCGACAATAGGAGCTGCGTTCTTCACTTACACAGTACACAATGACGGCTCAGACGTACAGAAACGTCTTAATTTGAATACTGATGGGAAGTTTGATGACAAGTTAGTAGATGGTGTATCGCAATCAGAGGTAAGAAGTTCAAGTATTGCCTCAAACTATGACGaaaattttactattaaGTTTGACATTTGGGATACAGCAGGTCAAGAACGCTTCAAGAGTATAGCACCTATATATTACAGAGGAGCGGCCTGCGCCATTGTAATCCTTGACGTATCATCTCCTCCTACACTTCAACACGCGGCATTTTGGGTGAATCAAATTCGAGTGGCAAACAACAATGAAACGATAATTGTGTTAGTTGCCAACAAAACGGATTTGCTCGGTACTACTCCCGAGACACTCCAAACACTTGCTAACGCCAAGGTGTATGCTAAAGAACAGTCGATTTCGTTTGTTGAAACTAGTGCCAAAACGggaaaaaatattagttatGTTTTTGAATTACTGTCACAGGAGATTTCTAAAGACCCCTTCAGATGGGACAAATCAACCACCAACACCTCAAAATCATCATCTAAACCCTTAAAAGATGATAATAAGGATAAAATCAACAAGAAAAGTTGCTGTAATCTTttataa